The following DNA comes from Petrotoga sp. 9PW.55.5.1.
AAATTTCTCAAAGCTTGGATGAAACTATATCTATACCTTATTCCGAAATACCTCATTTCCCCAGATCCACTGCTCCGGGGCACAAAGGCGAGCTGTTAATTGGACAATTAAAAGGAAAAAATACCTTATTAATGAATGGAAGATTTCACTATTATGAAGGCTACACAATGAAAGAAGTTACTTTTCCCATTCGTGTAATGCAAGAACTAGGCATTGAAACCTTGATAATAACAAACGCTGCAGGAGCTTTAAACCCTGATTTCGAAGTTGGAGTTCCTTGCATTATAACAGACCACATTAATTTTTTCGGAGATAATCCTTTAATAGGTCCAAATATAGACGATTGGGGACCTAGATTTCCTGATATGACAGAAGTTTATTCAAGAAATCTTGTACAAGAGGCTTTTAAATCAGCAAAAAAGCTTAATTTAAAAGTTTATTCTGGTGTTTATTTGGGCTTAAGTGGACCAACTTTTGAAACTCCGGCCGAAATGTCCATGTTGAGAAATTTCGGTGCGGATGTCGTTGGAATGTCTACGGTGCCTGAGGCTATAGTTGCGAGACACGGCGGTATGAATATACTAGGTATAACAGCCATAACAGATAAAGCAGTTCCAGAGCAGCTAAAAGAAGTAACCGCTGAAGAAGTCATAGAAGTGGCCCAAAAGACAGGAGAACAGATTGCTAACTTGATAATGGGCATGATAGATGCCTTTTAAAAGGTGTATCAAATGAAGATTTTTTTTTGTGTTTTAGTTTTATTGATAATTCCACTACAATTTTTTTCGTATTACGAAATATATGATTATCTATTTATGAAACCAAAAAATTATTTGGAGTATAACTCTAATTCTTCAGGAGAGTTTGGTATAGAATTTTATTCTATAAAAAAATATCCTCTAATGGATTCAAATGAATTGTTGTCTAGTGTTTGGTCTCAACAAAGAGATTTGATTGGTGGTCAAATGGTTGTTGAATCATCCAATTATACTCACGCCATTTCATCATCTAAAGCTGTTGGTTTGTTACAATTAAAACCTCAAACTGCAGAAGATCTTTACGTTTACAATTTGTTTGATCCATATGATAATTTAAAAGGCGCTTTAGAATATCATGGATATCTGAGACGTTTATTCAATAACGAAAGGCTGCAGATTATTGCTTACCATGATGGACCCACAGCCGTTATGGCCGGAAGGACCTCTGAAAACGGAGAAAAATATTACGAAAAGGTAAAAGGCGCACAAAATAATTACCAAAACAGAAAAATTTATTCTCCTTATTTTGTTGGAGGCAGATTTTTGTATTCAAAAGAAGATGAAATAAACACAGAATTAATGGGAGGATTGGCATATAGAAAATATGAGATTTATGGGGGTTTGTCTTTCAAAACCCCACCTATTCAAGATCAAATTCAAGATCAAAGTTTTTCTTTTGACTCTTTAGAAATAGATTATAATTACTCTTTTTTGTACTCTCCAAGAACACATTTTGGCTTGGGATTTGAAGGAGAAATATTGCCAACTGATTTACTACTAAGGATTGGATTGCCTTGGCAAAATTTTATATTAAAAGGTCCTAATAATCCAGAAATTATTTATAAACATTCACTAAATAATAATTGGACAACTAAGTTAATGATAAATGAAGAAATTCTTTTAATTTCTGGCTATTTTTCAATAGATTTTTTAGATTTGTATCTTGGATATAATATCTTTGAACATTCAATTAACTTAGGATTTCGCATTTCTTTTTAGACAGATAATATTCTTGGAGGAATGATTAGATGGAAAAGTATATTCAAATAATTAGAGACTGGTGGCAAAATCAAGAAGAAAAACAAAAAAGATTATATATATTACTACTAATAGTATCAGTCGTACTGATTATAGTACTTTCTATAATTCTTTCAAGAAAGAATTATGTTTTTTTTGTTGGTGGATTAGATCAAACAAGTTCCGGAAACATTGTCAGAACTTTTGAGGAAATGGGAATTGAATATAAAGTAGATAATTATGGAAATATTTATGTTGCTAATCAAAACGTTGCTGAATTAAGAATGAAATTAGCAAGTGATGGTGTTTTAGGTTATAATATTTCTGGATACGAACTACTTCAAAATCAAGGTCTTGGGACTACCAGTTACGATAAACAAGTAAATTATCAAATTGCGTTGGAAGGAGAACTCTCAAGAAGTATTGCATCAATGGATAAAATTAGATCAGCACGAGTTCATTTGGTTATACCCCCAAGAACTTATTATGAAGTTGGTGAAACACCCAAAACTTCCGCATCTGTTCTTTTAAATTTGGACCCAGGAGCGTCTATCTCTTCCAATCAAATAAGAGCAATTATTAACTTAGTATCCGGAGCTGTTCCTGGATTAGATCCTGAAAATGTCAAAGTTGTAGATAACTTCTCGAATGATTTAAGTTCTCAAATTGCATTGGGAGATGGAATCAGTAATGCTGATACAAAATTTAAATTAAAAGCAGAAATCGAGAGATATTATAAACAAAAGGTAGAAAATAGTTTACAATCTGTTTTTGGTCTTGGAAATGTCGTTGTGGTTCCTGAAATCGAATTAAATTGGCAAAAGATAGAAGAAGAAAGTAGAAAAGTTGAACCTGTTGTAGATGAAGAAGGATTAGTGCTTAGTACACAAATCAGAAGTGAGCAAAGTAGTTCTTCTCCTTTAGGACAAGTAGCTGGAGTTGATTCAAACATTCCTCCATATTCTTATCAAACACCTACCGGAACAGGTAATTATTACAATAGTTCCGATACGATTATCAATTACGATGTGAATCAAATTTATAGAAGAACTATAGAAGATAAAAGCGGAGAAATTTCTAATAAAAGTATAACTATATTTGTTGATTTTCAAAACAGTAAAGTCCCAGACAGTCAAGATTTAAGAGATCAAATAGCTAAAGCTGTATCGAATGCAGCAGGAACTCCCGAAACAAATATCTCTTTGGTTGATATTCAATTTAATAGAGATATAGAATCGATGCGATGGCAAATTGAAAATGAAATTCAAATGCAAAGACAAAGAATTACTAACATAATAATAGCTATAATTATATTAATCTTTATACTTATTATGATTATAATTATTTCAAGAATTTCTAGAGATCGTAAGGCAGCCCGGCTAGTTGAAGAAAGGAAAAAACAACTCGAAACAAACGTCGAAGATGTCATGAAAGAAAGAGGCGTAGAAGTTCTAGAAGTTTCACCTGAAGAAGAAAAAATAAGGGAAATATTAAATATAGCTGATAGAAATCCTAAAGAAGTTGCTGAAATTATAAGAACTTGGCTTAAAACTCAGTAAAAAGGAGTTTTTGCGATGGCAGAAAAAAACAAAGAGCTGAATGGTTTAAAAAAATCCGCAATTCTTCTAGTCCTTTTAGGTTCTGAAAAAGCTAGTAGAATATTAAAAAATCTTGATGAAGAAGAAGTTGAGCAATTGACTTTGGAAATAGCCAATTTAGAAAAGATCGATGAAAAAACAAAAAAATCTGTGTTGGAAGAATTTGAAGAATATATAAAGGCAAAAGATTACATAAATACTGGCGGAGTAGATTATGCAAGAAAGTTATTGGAGCAAACTTTTGGTCCAGAAAA
Coding sequences within:
- a CDS encoding lytic transglycosylase domain-containing protein; translation: MKIFFCVLVLLIIPLQFFSYYEIYDYLFMKPKNYLEYNSNSSGEFGIEFYSIKKYPLMDSNELLSSVWSQQRDLIGGQMVVESSNYTHAISSSKAVGLLQLKPQTAEDLYVYNLFDPYDNLKGALEYHGYLRRLFNNERLQIIAYHDGPTAVMAGRTSENGEKYYEKVKGAQNNYQNRKIYSPYFVGGRFLYSKEDEINTELMGGLAYRKYEIYGGLSFKTPPIQDQIQDQSFSFDSLEIDYNYSFLYSPRTHFGLGFEGEILPTDLLLRIGLPWQNFILKGPNNPEIIYKHSLNNNWTTKLMINEEILLISGYFSIDFLDLYLGYNIFEHSINLGFRISF
- a CDS encoding purine-nucleoside phosphorylase — encoded protein: MNVEEYLEKVKEAAKFVQEKVSKKPKMAIILGSGLGKISQSLDETISIPYSEIPHFPRSTAPGHKGELLIGQLKGKNTLLMNGRFHYYEGYTMKEVTFPIRVMQELGIETLIITNAAGALNPDFEVGVPCIITDHINFFGDNPLIGPNIDDWGPRFPDMTEVYSRNLVQEAFKSAKKLNLKVYSGVYLGLSGPTFETPAEMSMLRNFGADVVGMSTVPEAIVARHGGMNILGITAITDKAVPEQLKEVTAEEVIEVAQKTGEQIANLIMGMIDAF
- the fliF gene encoding flagellar basal-body MS-ring/collar protein FliF; the encoded protein is MEKYIQIIRDWWQNQEEKQKRLYILLLIVSVVLIIVLSIILSRKNYVFFVGGLDQTSSGNIVRTFEEMGIEYKVDNYGNIYVANQNVAELRMKLASDGVLGYNISGYELLQNQGLGTTSYDKQVNYQIALEGELSRSIASMDKIRSARVHLVIPPRTYYEVGETPKTSASVLLNLDPGASISSNQIRAIINLVSGAVPGLDPENVKVVDNFSNDLSSQIALGDGISNADTKFKLKAEIERYYKQKVENSLQSVFGLGNVVVVPEIELNWQKIEEESRKVEPVVDEEGLVLSTQIRSEQSSSSPLGQVAGVDSNIPPYSYQTPTGTGNYYNSSDTIINYDVNQIYRRTIEDKSGEISNKSITIFVDFQNSKVPDSQDLRDQIAKAVSNAAGTPETNISLVDIQFNRDIESMRWQIENEIQMQRQRITNIIIAIIILIFILIMIIIISRISRDRKAARLVEERKKQLETNVEDVMKERGVEVLEVSPEEEKIREILNIADRNPKEVAEIIRTWLKTQ